One stretch of Nakamurella alba DNA includes these proteins:
- a CDS encoding lysophospholipid acyltransferase family protein — MTRFTRPGRFFRLPGADDPTPEHSDGRWMDRGRRIGITVHTLLYRVRVAGWARIPPTGPVLLVANHMNFMDGAVLFSVPTRRVSFLIKAEAVKGPLGWLLRNVGQYSIDRDVPSREVMLAALAQLRAGGVIGLFPEGTRGDGNVEHVFSGAGWLAARSGAVVLPVALRGVQRPAGSRRRFRPTVSVLIGDPFPVPQGAGKVAVAAATDQVREKLAATVRELDGLLAAR, encoded by the coding sequence GTGACCCGTTTCACCCGGCCGGGCCGGTTCTTCCGGCTGCCCGGCGCCGACGACCCCACCCCCGAGCACAGCGACGGTCGGTGGATGGACCGCGGCCGCCGGATCGGCATCACCGTGCACACCCTGCTGTACCGGGTCCGGGTGGCCGGCTGGGCACGCATCCCGCCGACCGGCCCGGTGCTGCTGGTCGCCAACCACATGAACTTCATGGACGGCGCGGTGCTCTTCTCCGTGCCCACCCGCCGGGTGTCGTTCCTGATCAAGGCCGAGGCGGTCAAGGGCCCGCTGGGCTGGCTGCTGCGCAACGTCGGCCAGTACTCGATCGACCGTGACGTGCCCAGCCGCGAGGTGATGCTGGCCGCGTTGGCGCAGTTGCGCGCCGGCGGCGTGATCGGGCTGTTCCCCGAGGGCACCCGCGGCGACGGCAACGTCGAGCACGTGTTCAGCGGCGCCGGCTGGCTGGCCGCCCGGTCGGGCGCGGTCGTGCTCCCGGTGGCCCTGCGCGGGGTGCAGCGCCCGGCCGGGTCCCGCCGCCGCTTCCGTCCCACCGTCTCGGTGCTCATCGGTGACCCGTTCCCGGTCCCGCAGGGTGCCGGCAAGGTCGCGGTCGCCGCGGCGACGGACCAGGTCCGCGAGAAGCTCGCGGCCACCGTCCGGGAACTCGACGGCCTGCTGGCCGCCCGGTAG
- a CDS encoding ParA family protein, with translation MPRPAAPAPVGADGPDLGPTGRPVRPRPEPAPLTTHGPARIIAMCNQKGGVGKTTSTLNLGAALAGYGRRVLLVDLDPQGALSAGLGVPSHELERTVYNLMLERQTTITDVLVPTKVEGLDLIPANIDLSAAEVQLINEVGREHTLARALRPVLHAYDYVLVDCQPSLGLLTVNALACAHGVIMPVAAEFFSLRGVALLVDTIEKVQDRINPDLAIDGVLITMYDGRTVHARDVVAMLVERFGDQVYDTVVSRTVKFPETTVAGEPITSYAPTSAAAEAFRAFAREVIAG, from the coding sequence GTGCCCCGGCCGGCCGCGCCCGCGCCGGTCGGCGCCGACGGCCCGGACCTCGGTCCCACCGGCCGGCCGGTCCGGCCACGACCGGAGCCGGCCCCGCTGACCACGCACGGGCCGGCCCGGATCATCGCGATGTGCAACCAGAAGGGCGGGGTCGGCAAGACCACCTCCACCCTGAACCTGGGCGCCGCGCTGGCCGGCTACGGGCGCCGGGTGCTGCTGGTCGACCTGGACCCGCAGGGCGCCCTGTCCGCCGGGCTGGGCGTGCCGTCGCACGAGCTCGAGCGCACGGTCTACAACCTGATGCTGGAACGGCAGACCACCATCACCGACGTGCTGGTGCCGACCAAGGTCGAGGGCCTGGACCTGATCCCGGCGAACATCGACCTGTCGGCGGCCGAGGTGCAGCTGATCAACGAGGTCGGCCGCGAGCACACGCTGGCCCGTGCACTACGGCCGGTGCTGCACGCCTACGACTACGTGCTGGTCGACTGCCAGCCCTCGCTCGGCCTGCTCACGGTGAACGCGCTGGCCTGCGCGCACGGGGTGATCATGCCGGTGGCGGCGGAGTTCTTCTCGCTGCGCGGTGTCGCCCTGCTGGTCGACACCATCGAGAAGGTGCAGGACCGGATCAACCCGGACCTGGCCATCGACGGTGTGCTCATCACGATGTACGACGGCCGCACCGTGCACGCCCGTGACGTGGTCGCCATGCTGGTGGAGCGGTTCGGTGACCAGGTCTACGACACCGTCGTCTCCCGCACCGTCAAGTTCCCGGAGACCACCGTCGCCGGCGAACCCATCACCAGCTACGCGCCGACATCCGCTGCGGCCGAAGCGTTCCGGGCCTTCGCCCGGGAAGTGATCGCAGGGTGA
- the cmk gene encoding (d)CMP kinase, with translation MTSGTAVPAGGFVIAIDGPSGTGKSTVARRVAGRLGAGYLDTGAMYRIVTLAVLRSGVDPADDAAVAALLPTVDLVTPTDPDAQRHRLGDVDVSDEIRGQHVTLAVTPVSANPAVRAFLKQRQQDIAHSGRMVVEGRDIGTVIAPDATLKIYLTADAQERARRRHGQNRSVAAHAGQDLAAVALDLQRRDSHDQARTHAPLQAAEDAVLVDSSTLEAHETVSHILRLASERGIR, from the coding sequence GTGACCTCTGGGACCGCAGTTCCTGCAGGCGGTTTTGTCATCGCCATCGACGGACCGTCGGGCACCGGCAAGTCGACGGTCGCCCGGCGGGTGGCCGGGCGGCTGGGTGCCGGCTACCTGGACACCGGTGCGATGTACCGGATCGTCACGCTGGCGGTGCTGCGGTCCGGGGTCGACCCGGCGGACGACGCGGCGGTCGCCGCGCTGCTGCCGACCGTCGACCTGGTCACCCCGACCGACCCGGATGCCCAGCGGCACCGGCTCGGGGACGTCGACGTGTCCGACGAGATCCGTGGCCAGCACGTCACTCTCGCCGTCACGCCGGTGTCGGCGAATCCGGCCGTGCGGGCCTTCCTCAAGCAGCGCCAGCAGGACATCGCGCACAGCGGGCGGATGGTGGTGGAGGGCCGCGACATCGGCACGGTGATCGCGCCGGACGCCACCCTGAAGATCTACCTGACCGCCGACGCGCAGGAGCGGGCCCGCCGCCGGCACGGTCAGAACCGTTCCGTGGCAGCGCATGCCGGCCAGGACCTGGCCGCGGTCGCGCTGGACCTTCAGCGGCGGGACAGCCATGACCAGGCCCGCACCCATGCGCCGCTGCAGGCTGCGGAGGATGCCGTGCTGGTCGACTCGTCGACCCTGGAGGCGCACGAGACCGTCTCGCACATCCTGCGTCTCGCCTCGGAGCGGGGCATCCGGTGA
- the scpB gene encoding SMC-Scp complex subunit ScpB, translating to MSAPETPDLAEHPAADIEPVDAVESIDGPEPADTPELPDAPEPTGAGDLPGDSDDETDDDTDDLVGGVDEDELSGALEAVLLVVDTPVTEGALSAAVGHRVDRVRTELLALAERYTTARSGIELRQIGGGWRMYTRDRFAPVVERFVLDGQQSRLSRAAMETLAVIAYRQPVTRSRIAGVRGVNVDGVIRTLTARGLIEEVGTDPDTGGLLYATTELFLERLGLGGVDELPSLGPLLPEIDDIEWENGARDG from the coding sequence GTGAGCGCGCCCGAGACCCCGGACCTCGCAGAGCATCCGGCGGCCGACATCGAGCCCGTGGACGCCGTGGAGTCGATCGACGGCCCGGAGCCGGCCGACACCCCGGAGCTGCCCGATGCGCCGGAGCCGACCGGTGCCGGGGACCTGCCCGGTGACAGCGACGACGAGACCGACGACGACACCGACGATCTCGTCGGCGGTGTCGACGAGGACGAGCTGTCCGGCGCACTGGAGGCGGTGCTGCTGGTCGTCGACACCCCGGTCACCGAGGGTGCGCTGTCGGCGGCCGTCGGCCACCGCGTCGACCGGGTGCGCACCGAACTGCTGGCGCTGGCGGAGCGGTACACGACCGCCCGCTCCGGGATCGAGCTGCGGCAGATCGGCGGCGGGTGGCGGATGTACACCCGGGACCGGTTCGCGCCGGTGGTGGAGCGGTTCGTGCTGGACGGCCAGCAGAGCCGGCTGAGCCGGGCGGCGATGGAGACCCTCGCCGTGATCGCCTACCGGCAGCCGGTGACCCGGTCCCGGATCGCCGGGGTGCGTGGGGTCAACGTGGACGGGGTGATCCGGACGCTGACCGCACGCGGCCTGATCGAGGAGGTCGGCACGGATCCCGACACCGGCGGGCTGCTGTACGCGACGACCGAACTGTTCCTGGAGCGGCTCGGTCTCGGCGGGGTGGACGAACTGCCCTCGCTGGGACCGCTGCTGCCGGAGATCGACGACATCGAGTGGGAGAACGGAGCCAGGGATGGCTGA
- a CDS encoding dihydrofolate reductase family protein yields MGTVIASGSMSLDGYVALDDNTVGPLFDWYEAGTVEWANHGDVPPFHLTTESAKYLEWTRHVGAVVAGRNTFDFTDGWNGTHPFGCPVVIATHEAPTGWDHPGSENFSFVTDGIEAVIARAREVAGNKDIAVTAGEVATQAVRAGLIDEIRVDLVPVLLGRGRPFFTTDPSNALLLQDPIEAITAKRVVHLRFAIQR; encoded by the coding sequence ATGGGAACGGTCATCGCGTCTGGCTCCATGTCCCTCGACGGCTACGTCGCCCTCGACGACAACACTGTCGGCCCCCTCTTCGACTGGTACGAGGCGGGGACGGTCGAGTGGGCCAATCACGGTGACGTCCCACCGTTCCACCTCACCACGGAAAGTGCCAAGTATCTGGAATGGACCCGCCACGTCGGAGCCGTGGTGGCCGGGAGAAACACCTTTGACTTCACCGACGGTTGGAACGGTACCCACCCCTTCGGATGTCCGGTGGTCATCGCAACCCACGAGGCACCGACGGGTTGGGACCATCCCGGCTCGGAGAACTTCTCGTTCGTGACGGACGGCATCGAGGCGGTGATCGCCCGCGCGAGAGAGGTCGCGGGCAATAAGGACATCGCGGTCACAGCAGGCGAGGTGGCCACGCAGGCCGTCCGGGCGGGGCTGATCGACGAGATCCGCGTCGACCTCGTGCCCGTTCTTCTGGGCAGGGGGAGGCCCTTCTTCACAACCGATCCGTCGAACGCACTCCTACTGCAGGATCCGATCGAGGCGATCACGGCCAAGCGGGTCGTCCACCTGCGATTCGCGATCCAACGCTAG
- a CDS encoding pseudouridine synthase, translating to MAEQRRSKGPQHRPAAGTDEPDDADNGEGIRLQKVLSQAGVASRRKAEELIRLGRVKVDGIVVREMGVRVDPETAVVHVDGNRIVLKDDQIYLALNKMPGVLSTMSDDRGRPHVGQLLEEWSDAGARLFHVGRLDMDSEGLLLFTNDGELAHRLTHPSYGVAKTYMAEVPAPIPRDLGRRLRAGVELEDGPVKVDHFDIKDFHNNRAVVEVVLHEGRKHIVRRLLAEVGHPVSRLVRTQIGEVRLGHQRPGTIRKLNPVEIAQLYKAVGL from the coding sequence ATGGCTGAGCAACGACGGTCCAAGGGACCGCAGCACCGGCCGGCCGCCGGCACCGACGAGCCGGACGACGCCGACAACGGCGAGGGCATCCGGTTGCAGAAGGTGCTGTCGCAGGCAGGCGTCGCCTCGCGGCGCAAGGCGGAGGAGCTGATCCGGCTCGGCCGGGTCAAGGTCGACGGCATCGTGGTGCGCGAGATGGGTGTCCGGGTCGACCCGGAGACCGCCGTCGTGCATGTCGACGGCAACCGGATCGTGCTGAAGGACGACCAGATCTACCTGGCGCTGAACAAGATGCCCGGTGTGCTGTCGACGATGTCGGACGACCGCGGCCGGCCGCACGTCGGGCAGCTGCTCGAGGAGTGGTCGGATGCCGGGGCGCGGCTGTTCCACGTCGGCCGGCTGGACATGGACTCCGAGGGCTTGCTGCTGTTCACCAACGACGGCGAGCTCGCCCACCGGCTCACCCACCCGTCCTACGGCGTGGCCAAGACCTACATGGCCGAGGTGCCGGCACCGATCCCGCGTGATCTGGGCCGCCGCCTGCGTGCGGGTGTCGAGCTCGAGGACGGCCCGGTGAAGGTCGACCACTTCGACATCAAGGACTTCCACAACAACCGTGCCGTCGTCGAGGTCGTCCTGCACGAGGGCCGCAAGCACATCGTGCGACGGCTGCTGGCCGAGGTCGGGCACCCGGTGTCCCGGCTGGTGCGGACGCAGATCGGCGAGGTGCGCCTCGGGCATCAGCGTCCCGGCACCATCCGCAAGCTGAACCCGGTCGAGATCGCCCAGCTGTACAAGGCGGTCGGCCTGTGA
- a CDS encoding response regulator transcription factor, with protein sequence MTGGAGTPIRVVVVDDQPLVRTGIAALLGRSADIVVVAEAADGAAGVRAIREHRPDVALMDLMMPGTDGVTAIREIAGSGLPCAVLALTTFDTDELVFGALRAGAVGFLLKDTAPDELRAAIRAAATGQGTLAPAVTSRVIAAATAAPAADRSVLAGLTEREIEVLAEVGTGAGNEEIGARLYMSGATARTHVGRILSKLQVRDRAGLVVVAHRAGLVPAPADPAPGRPAAHRRVLEIEPDGT encoded by the coding sequence ATGACCGGCGGTGCGGGCACGCCGATCCGAGTGGTGGTGGTCGACGACCAGCCGCTGGTGCGGACCGGGATCGCCGCGCTACTCGGCCGGTCGGCGGACATCGTCGTGGTCGCCGAGGCCGCCGACGGTGCCGCGGGCGTCCGGGCGATCCGGGAGCACCGCCCGGATGTGGCCCTGATGGACCTGATGATGCCCGGCACCGACGGCGTCACCGCGATCCGGGAGATCGCCGGATCAGGGCTGCCGTGCGCGGTACTCGCGCTGACCACCTTCGACACCGATGAGCTGGTGTTCGGTGCGCTGCGGGCCGGCGCCGTCGGCTTCCTGCTGAAGGACACCGCCCCGGACGAGCTGCGGGCGGCGATCCGGGCCGCCGCCACCGGGCAGGGCACGCTCGCACCGGCCGTCACCTCCCGGGTCATCGCCGCCGCGACCGCTGCGCCGGCCGCGGACCGCTCGGTGCTGGCCGGGCTGACCGAGCGGGAGATCGAGGTGCTCGCCGAGGTCGGGACCGGCGCCGGGAACGAGGAGATCGGTGCCCGGCTGTACATGAGCGGCGCGACGGCCCGCACCCATGTCGGCCGCATCCTGTCGAAGCTGCAGGTGAGGGATCGCGCCGGATTGGTCGTCGTGGCGCACCGGGCCGGGCTGGTGCCGGCACCCGCCGATCCGGCTCCCGGCCGACCCGCCGCGCACCGGCGCGTGTTGGAGATCGAACCGGACGGCACCTAG
- the rlmC gene encoding 23S rRNA (uracil(747)-C(5))-methyltransferase RlmC: protein MQCGYFDAEVCLSCTWMGRAYPDQLAEKHRHAQDLLAGFPGIEWLPPFSGPESGYRNKAKMVVGGTVDAPTIGILDTAGGGVDLTGCGICSPGIRAVFPALATFVTTARLQPYSVPERRGELKYLLLTESPDGELAVRFVLRSQESVSRIRKHLPSLLDALPQVTVVSVNLQPEHKAVFEGPVDLPLTEQDSLPMRTGEVVLHLRARSFFQTNTVVATELYRQATEWAGDLAPRSVWDLYCGVGGFALHLAAAGRTVVGVESSEEAIGSALISARERPGSLRFEVGDATAFALGSRREQRPDLVVVNPPRRGIGPELAGWLQGSGIRSVLYSSCNAVTLARDLAAMPALRPVRARVLDMFPQTTHYEVLVELRRGR from the coding sequence GTGCAGTGCGGGTACTTCGACGCGGAGGTCTGCCTTTCCTGCACCTGGATGGGGCGGGCGTATCCCGACCAGCTGGCCGAGAAGCACCGGCACGCGCAGGATCTGCTCGCCGGTTTCCCGGGGATCGAGTGGCTGCCGCCGTTCTCCGGCCCGGAGAGCGGCTACCGCAACAAGGCGAAGATGGTGGTCGGCGGGACGGTCGACGCCCCGACCATCGGCATCCTCGACACCGCCGGTGGGGGAGTGGATCTCACCGGCTGCGGGATCTGCTCGCCCGGCATCCGGGCGGTGTTCCCGGCCCTGGCGACCTTCGTCACCACCGCCCGGCTGCAGCCGTACTCGGTGCCGGAGCGCCGCGGTGAGCTGAAGTACCTGCTGCTCACCGAATCCCCGGACGGGGAGCTCGCGGTCCGTTTCGTGCTGCGCTCGCAGGAGTCGGTGTCCCGGATCCGTAAGCACCTGCCGTCCCTGCTCGATGCGCTGCCGCAGGTCACGGTGGTCTCGGTGAACCTGCAGCCGGAGCACAAGGCGGTGTTCGAGGGCCCGGTCGACCTGCCGTTGACCGAGCAGGACTCGCTGCCGATGCGCACCGGTGAGGTGGTGCTGCACCTGCGGGCCCGCAGCTTCTTCCAGACCAACACGGTGGTGGCCACCGAGCTGTACCGGCAGGCGACCGAGTGGGCCGGGGATCTCGCGCCCCGGTCGGTCTGGGATCTCTATTGCGGCGTCGGCGGATTCGCGCTGCACCTGGCCGCTGCCGGCCGCACGGTGGTCGGCGTGGAGAGCAGCGAGGAAGCCATCGGGTCGGCGCTGATCAGTGCTCGCGAGCGTCCCGGGTCGCTGCGGTTCGAGGTCGGCGACGCCACCGCGTTCGCGCTCGGCTCCCGCCGTGAGCAGCGCCCGGACCTGGTGGTGGTGAATCCGCCCCGGCGGGGCATCGGCCCGGAGCTGGCCGGGTGGCTGCAGGGATCGGGGATCCGGTCGGTGCTGTACTCCAGTTGCAACGCGGTCACTCTCGCCCGCGACCTGGCGGCCATGCCGGCGCTGCGCCCGGTGCGGGCGCGGGTGCTGGACATGTTCCCGCAGACGACGCACTACGAGGTGCTGGTCGAGCTCCGCCGCGGCCGCTGA
- a CDS encoding alpha/beta hydrolase, which yields MSETIQGVAAGVPYVLVPPISGDPAAPVVLAWHLMDSPRTAAAFAAALPLAGLDAWRIYFQLPMSGSRLPEGGMDELMRLGYEDAVMNLQGPITDQAVAEAPAALAAVKAAHGIGDGPVGLLGGSQGSAVAGQLLLDPAMKAVSAVLVSPIVQLRAAVAATGRQYGVEYPWSAESDAVADRMDLVARVGEIPASAEVLTVVGAQDEPEFAESAAAFTAALGDRARTDIVAGLGHALADEPGLEPAPQWPATAEVDRLAVAWFARTLR from the coding sequence ATGAGCGAGACGATCCAGGGTGTGGCCGCAGGGGTTCCGTACGTGCTGGTGCCGCCGATCTCCGGCGATCCGGCCGCGCCGGTGGTGCTCGCCTGGCACCTGATGGACTCCCCGCGCACAGCCGCGGCCTTCGCCGCGGCGCTGCCGCTGGCCGGGCTGGACGCCTGGCGGATCTACTTCCAGCTGCCGATGAGCGGGTCGCGGCTGCCCGAGGGTGGCATGGACGAGCTGATGCGGCTCGGCTACGAGGACGCCGTGATGAACCTGCAGGGGCCGATCACCGACCAGGCGGTGGCCGAGGCGCCGGCAGCGCTGGCCGCGGTGAAGGCGGCGCACGGCATCGGCGACGGGCCGGTCGGCCTGCTCGGCGGGTCCCAGGGGTCGGCGGTGGCGGGGCAGTTGCTGCTCGACCCGGCGATGAAGGCGGTCAGCGCTGTGCTGGTCTCGCCGATCGTCCAGCTGCGCGCGGCGGTGGCCGCGACGGGGCGGCAGTACGGCGTCGAGTACCCGTGGTCGGCCGAGTCCGATGCCGTGGCGGACCGGATGGACCTGGTGGCGCGGGTGGGTGAGATCCCTGCTTCGGCCGAGGTTCTCACGGTGGTAGGGGCGCAGGACGAGCCCGAGTTCGCGGAGTCCGCGGCCGCGTTCACCGCCGCTCTCGGCGACCGCGCTCGGACCGACATCGTGGCCGGCCTCGGCCACGCGCTGGCCGACGAGCCCGGGCTGGAACCGGCGCCGCAGTGGCCGGCCACGGCCGAGGTGGACCGGCTCGCGGTGGCGTGGTTCGCCCGGACGCTGCGGTAA
- a CDS encoding TetR/AcrR family transcriptional regulator: protein MGARGPGQRAGLTTRTVLDAALLLIDEQGGGPAALTMRALAERLGVRPNTIYSHVANKDDLVDLLLDDLLTRIPLPDPEAADPADELERVMLDTYRVLLQHPDWVPSFLQRQGSRGPAARALGEGMHLLLARTGVPAEDRQEVVRVLIVHTIGAAAFAAPASQVPQDLLDNGFRRSLGWLISGATQRPRRSSTSTS from the coding sequence ATGGGTGCCCGCGGACCCGGCCAACGGGCCGGACTGACCACACGGACGGTGCTGGACGCCGCGCTGCTGCTGATCGACGAGCAGGGCGGCGGCCCGGCGGCACTGACCATGCGCGCGCTGGCCGAACGGCTCGGTGTCCGGCCCAACACCATCTACAGCCACGTCGCGAACAAGGACGACCTGGTCGACCTGCTGCTCGACGACCTGCTGACCCGGATTCCGCTGCCCGACCCGGAGGCCGCCGATCCCGCCGACGAGCTCGAGCGGGTCATGCTCGACACCTACCGGGTGCTGCTCCAGCACCCCGACTGGGTGCCGTCGTTCCTGCAGCGGCAGGGTTCCCGCGGACCGGCGGCCCGCGCACTGGGCGAGGGCATGCACCTGCTGCTGGCCCGGACCGGCGTGCCGGCGGAGGACCGGCAGGAGGTGGTCCGGGTGCTCATCGTGCACACCATCGGTGCGGCGGCGTTCGCTGCGCCGGCCTCCCAGGTCCCACAGGACCTGCTGGACAACGGGTTCCGGCGCAGCCTGGGGTGGCTGATCAGCGGGGCGACTCAGCGGCCGCGGCGGAGCTCGACCAGCACCTCGTAG
- the der gene encoding ribosome biogenesis GTPase Der, which produces MSENDWSAGSLEPMDGTWSDEGEFTGWEDDGFDPSDEAGGEAAYVPTVAVVGRPNVGKSTLVNRLIGRREAVVQDKPGVTRDRVSYDALWNGRRFVVVDTGGWEPDPEGLQIAVAQQAERAMETTDAVVVVVDAMVGATAVDEAIARVLRRSKKPVVLVANKVDDERTMADAALLWNLGLGEPFPLSALHGRGSGDLLDKILEVMPTAPTELLGGSQGPRRVALLGKPNVGKSSLLNKLTGESRSVVDAVAGTTVDPVDSLVELDGELWRFVDTAGLRRRVNQAKGMEFYASLRTQSALEAAEVAIVLVDSAEPMAEQDQRVISMVIESGRALVIAMNKADLVDADRRSDSDRELERDLVRVPWAERINISAKTGRGVHRLAPALRTSLESWDRRIPTGRLNTWLKELIQGTPPPVRGGKQPKVLFATQASHRPPTFVLFTSGFLEAGYRRFIERRLREDFGFSGSPIRINVRVREKKAPDRRR; this is translated from the coding sequence ATGAGCGAGAATGACTGGTCCGCAGGCTCTCTCGAGCCGATGGACGGCACCTGGTCGGACGAGGGCGAGTTCACCGGCTGGGAGGACGACGGCTTCGACCCCTCGGACGAGGCCGGCGGCGAGGCCGCCTACGTGCCGACCGTCGCCGTCGTCGGCCGGCCCAACGTCGGCAAGTCGACACTGGTGAACCGGCTGATCGGTCGTCGTGAGGCGGTCGTGCAGGACAAGCCCGGTGTCACCCGGGACCGGGTGTCCTACGACGCGCTGTGGAACGGCCGCCGCTTCGTCGTCGTCGACACCGGGGGCTGGGAGCCGGATCCCGAGGGCCTGCAGATCGCGGTGGCGCAGCAGGCGGAGCGGGCGATGGAGACCACGGACGCGGTGGTGGTGGTCGTCGACGCGATGGTCGGCGCGACCGCGGTGGACGAGGCGATCGCCCGGGTGCTGCGCCGTTCGAAGAAGCCGGTGGTGCTGGTCGCCAACAAGGTCGACGACGAGCGCACCATGGCCGACGCCGCGCTGCTGTGGAACCTCGGACTGGGCGAGCCGTTCCCGCTGTCCGCGCTGCACGGTCGCGGGTCGGGTGACCTGCTGGACAAGATCCTCGAGGTGATGCCGACCGCACCCACCGAGCTGCTCGGCGGGTCGCAGGGGCCGCGCCGGGTGGCGCTGCTCGGCAAGCCGAACGTCGGGAAGTCCTCGCTGTTGAACAAGCTGACCGGCGAGTCGCGGTCGGTGGTCGACGCGGTGGCCGGCACGACGGTCGACCCGGTCGACTCGTTGGTCGAGTTGGACGGCGAGCTCTGGCGTTTCGTGGACACCGCAGGTCTGCGGCGCCGGGTGAACCAGGCCAAGGGCATGGAGTTCTACGCCTCGCTGCGCACCCAGTCGGCACTGGAGGCCGCCGAGGTGGCCATCGTGCTGGTGGACTCGGCGGAGCCGATGGCCGAGCAGGACCAGCGGGTGATCTCGATGGTGATCGAGTCCGGCCGGGCCCTGGTGATCGCCATGAACAAGGCCGACCTGGTGGACGCCGACCGGCGGTCGGACAGCGACCGCGAACTGGAGCGGGACCTGGTCCGGGTGCCGTGGGCGGAGCGGATCAACATCTCGGCGAAGACCGGGCGCGGGGTGCACCGGCTCGCACCGGCGCTGCGGACCTCGCTGGAGTCGTGGGACCGGCGCATCCCGACCGGCCGGCTGAACACCTGGCTGAAGGAGCTCATCCAGGGCACCCCGCCGCCGGTGCGCGGCGGCAAGCAGCCGAAGGTGCTGTTCGCGACACAGGCCTCGCACCGGCCGCCGACCTTCGTGCTCTTCACCTCCGGGTTCCTGGAGGCGGGCTACCGGCGCTTCATCGAGCGCCGGCTGCGCGAGGACTTCGGGTTCTCCGGCTCGCCGATCCGGATCAACGTGCGGGTGCGCGAGAAGAAGGCCCCGGACCGGCGGCGCTGA
- a CDS encoding segregation and condensation protein A: MATPDVPAAPAAAGPDGPVGPGGPVPGFRVQLTNFDGPFDLLLQLISARQMDVTEVALHKVTDDFIAHIKGLGKDADLGVITEFLLVAATLLDLKAARLLPDAEVEDIEDLALLEARDLLFARLLAYRAYQQVAALFTELEATALRRYPRAVTLEDRYLGLLPEVTLGMDAAAFAELAAAVFRPKPPPTVSLAHIHTSPVSVAEHTAAIRDLLAEHGTLTFDELVAGCEQTLEVVARFLGLLNLFREAAVAFDQPEPLGRLTVRWTGLSDEQTAGALEEEYE, translated from the coding sequence GTGGCGACCCCCGACGTGCCGGCCGCCCCCGCCGCAGCCGGACCTGACGGTCCGGTCGGACCGGGTGGGCCGGTGCCCGGCTTCCGGGTGCAGCTGACGAACTTCGACGGGCCGTTCGACCTGTTGCTGCAACTGATCTCGGCGCGGCAGATGGACGTCACCGAGGTGGCGCTGCACAAGGTCACCGACGACTTCATCGCCCACATCAAGGGTCTCGGTAAGGACGCCGACCTCGGTGTGATCACCGAGTTCCTGCTGGTGGCTGCGACGCTGCTGGACCTGAAGGCAGCCCGGCTGCTGCCGGACGCCGAGGTCGAGGACATCGAGGACCTGGCGCTGCTGGAGGCGCGCGACCTGCTGTTCGCCCGGCTGCTGGCCTACCGCGCCTACCAGCAGGTGGCGGCGCTGTTCACCGAGCTGGAGGCGACCGCGCTGCGCCGCTACCCGCGGGCGGTCACCCTGGAGGACCGGTACCTGGGCCTGCTGCCCGAGGTGACCCTCGGCATGGACGCCGCCGCGTTCGCCGAGCTGGCGGCGGCGGTGTTCCGGCCGAAACCGCCGCCGACCGTGTCGCTGGCGCACATCCACACCTCACCGGTGTCGGTGGCCGAGCACACCGCCGCGATCCGTGACCTGCTCGCCGAGCACGGCACGCTGACCTTCGACGAGCTGGTGGCCGGTTGCGAGCAGACCCTGGAGGTGGTGGCCCGGTTCCTCGGTCTGCTCAACCTCTTCCGGGAGGCCGCGGTCGCCTTCGACCAGCCGGAGCCGCTGGGCCGGCTGACCGTCCGCTGGACCGGGCTGTCGGACGAGCAGACGGCCGGCGCCCTTGAGGAGGAGTACGAGTGA